A single genomic interval of Verrucomicrobiota bacterium harbors:
- a CDS encoding biotin/lipoyl-binding protein: MPETKIYRLPSAQKRRIWLTRKLRFWPALLWILLAVFVVYGIGGARNVVQVFGVVDYPDISVAATETGKIENIFVTVGQKIVEGDALIKLSSLEIDYEIASLKADAEEEQQATQRQFFNTMQSINADIRQLKLQQAQAEGELAILKEEGRRLEGLLTRRLIDAAEVATNRMRIVSLETAGNKYPEFLKALESEKATLASLENNSPKTTEDNRAVQLSILQERAKSLSISANNSGVISNVLRNPGDVVLAGETVLELLGSDAPVVKGFIPLSVHDSIQLV; the protein is encoded by the coding sequence TCTTTGGATTCTCCTCGCCGTGTTCGTGGTTTATGGAATTGGTGGCGCCAGAAATGTCGTTCAAGTATTTGGCGTTGTCGATTATCCAGATATCAGTGTGGCTGCTACAGAAACGGGAAAAATCGAGAACATATTTGTAACCGTTGGACAAAAGATTGTCGAAGGCGATGCGCTTATAAAGCTGAGCAGCCTGGAAATAGATTATGAAATTGCTAGCTTGAAGGCGGATGCGGAAGAAGAGCAACAGGCGACTCAACGTCAGTTTTTTAATACGATGCAAAGTATCAATGCCGACATCCGACAGCTTAAGTTGCAACAAGCACAAGCTGAAGGAGAACTCGCCATTTTAAAGGAGGAGGGTCGACGTCTGGAAGGGTTGCTTACTCGCAGATTAATTGATGCGGCTGAAGTTGCCACGAACAGGATGCGGATTGTCTCACTCGAAACAGCGGGCAACAAGTATCCGGAATTTCTCAAAGCACTTGAATCAGAGAAGGCAACGTTAGCATCGTTAGAAAATAACTCTCCCAAAACCACTGAGGATAATCGGGCAGTCCAGCTTTCTATCCTTCAGGAACGGGCAAAATCGCTTTCCATCTCCGCAAATAATTCAGGAGTGATTTCCAATGTTTTAAGAAATCCGGGAGACGTGGTTTTGGCTGGAGAAACGGTGCTGGAATTACTGGGATCCGATGCACCTGTTGTTAAGGGATTCATTCCGCTCAGCGTTCATGACAGCATACAGCTAGTGTAG